In Providencia hangzhouensis, the DNA window TTGTTTATTTATTTCCTAGCGTATTATTTCAGTCATCTAAAATTCATATTTTTGTCATCAAGTGATAACGCTCACAAAATAGCATACCCTCGTTTGCTTAATTCTACGCGCGTAGACTATCCTTTAAGTAAATAAAAAACGCCAGTTAGATTTTTTGATTAATAGGCTTCGCGCCAACACCAAGGGTTTATCACTATGGCTACACAATTAAATATCGAGGCGAGTCAACAAGCCGCGCAAGAGCGGTTAAGTACGCCAGAAGGAAAAAAAGATTTCCGGCGGGCGATTTTTTCTTGTTGGTTAGGTACAACCATGGAATATGCAGACTTTGCTCTCTATGGTTTAGCGGCAGGTATTATTTTCGGTGATGTTTTCTTCCCTGATGCAACGCCTATTATGGCGCTGTTATCCAGTTTTGCAGCCTATTCAGTTGGGTTTATTGCACGTCCAATAGGCGCGTTATTTTTTGGTTGGCTAGGTGATAAACATGGCCGAAAAATGGTTATGGTCATCACGATTGCATTGATGGGGCTATCGACTACATTAATTGGTGCAATACCCAGCCATGCACAAATTGGTGTTTGGGCGCCTGTTTGTTTGGTGATCCTAAGGTTTGCTCAAGGCTTAGGGGCGGGAGCTGAGCTATCCGGTGGTACTGTGATGCTAGGTGAATATGCGCCAGTAAAACGCCGTGGTTTAGTTTCTTCGATTATTGCATTAGGCTCCAACAGTGGAACATTACTGGCCTCAATGATTTGGCTGATAGTGTTACAAATGGACAAAGAAAGTTTGATGTCATGGGGATGGCGGATTCCTTTCCTTGGCAGTATTTTGATTGCATTGGCGGCATTATTTATTCGTCAACATATGCGTGAGACGCCAGTTTTTGAGCGGCAAAAAGAACAGCTTGCTGAAGAACGCCGCCTCGCATTGGAATCTGATGCTGTCGCTCACCCTGTAGATAACCGTTCATTTTGGCAAAAAACGCGTGCGTTTTGGACCATGGTCGGGTTGCGTATTGGTGAAAATGGGCCATCTTATCTTGCTCAAGGCTTTATTATCGGTTATGTCACCAAAATATTGTTGGTTGATAAATCTGTGCCAACAACGGCAGTTTTAATTGCTTCAATCCTTGGTTTTGCCATCATTCCATTTGCCGGGTGGTTATCAGATAAATTTGGGCGTCGGATTGTTTATCGCTGGTTCTGTTTTTTACTGATGTTGTATGCCGTGCCCGCTTTCATGTTATTAGACTCCCGAGAGCCAATGATTGTTATTCCAACCATTGTTATTGGGATGGGGTTAGCATCACTAGGGATTTTTGGCGTACAAGCAGCTTGGGGGGTGGAGTTATTTGGTGTACGTAATCGTTATACTAAAATGGCTTTCGCTAAAGAGCTTGGTTCTATTTTATCTGGTGGTACTGCGCCGCTGGTGGCATCTGCATTATTGTCATGGACAGGGCATTGGTGGCCGATAGCCGTTTATTTTATTGCGATGGCATGTATTGGTTTAGTAACCACATTCTTTGCACCAGAAACGCGAGGCCGTGACCTAAATCTACCAGAAGATGCGATATAAGTAAGCATGGCTGTATATAAAAGTCAGAGTGGCTGCTATTCTTTGGCAAAGTCATGTTAGAAAAAGGAATTGCTGGGTGTCAGATACAAATGACCGTAAAGTGACGCGGGTAGATGTTGCCCGCGAAGCCGGAACCTCGGTTGCGGTAGTCAGTTATGTGATTAACAATGGCCCTCGTCCTGTTGCAGAGGCAACGCGGCAAAAGGTGTTAGCAGCAATCAAAAAAACGGGGTATCGGCCAAATGGTATTGCAAAAGCCCTAGCTTCAGGGAGCACGCAAACCTATGGGCTAGTGATCCCCGATATCTCTAACCCGTTTTTAGCCTCTATTGCGCATGCTTTGCAGCGTGAAGCGTTTAAATATGGGCATGTTTTGTTACTGGGGGATGCGGGGGATTCTCGGGTTCGTGAAAAAGAGCTGATTAATAACCTTTTGCTCAGGCAAGTTGAAGGGCTTATTTATACCAGTGTTGACCGGCATCCCTATGTTGATTTAATTCAGTCATCGGGCACGCCCTGTGTGATGCTTGACAGGATTGAGGCTGCGGAAGGGATCAGTACCATTCAAGTGAATGAGAAACTGGCCGCCTATAAAATTACCCGTCATCTCATTAAGCATGGTTATCAAAATATTGGCATTATTTGTGGCCCGAATGAGATGCTCAACACACAAGACCGCTTAAATGGCTGGAAAGCTGCGCTGACAGAAGCTGAGTTATCCATACAACAAAAATGGATTTTATCGGGGGAATACACCCGTGATTGGGGTTACCAAGCTATCTATCAGATGCGGGAAGAGGGATTCCCCGAAGCTATTTTTGCCACGAATGAATTGCAAGCTTTTGGCTGTTTAAAAGCCTTAGCAGAATTAAAATTACGCGTACCAGAAGACATTGCACTGGTATGTTTTAACGGTACCGTGCAATCAGAATATACCGTTCCAACCCTCACAACTGTTCGCCAGCCTGTTGATAAAATAGCGCAAAAAGCGATACACATCTTACAAAATTGGCCGCAAAAAGAAGCCATTTGTGAAGTGGAATTTGAATTACAAATCGGGCACTCATGTGGGTGCTGATTATTTATTGTTTCAGGGAAATTTATGCGTGTGATTATAGATTGCGACCCCGGTAATGGGGTCGTTGGTGCGAATGTTGATGATGGCCTAGCACTTGCGCTGGCTATCGCTGCACCTGAAATCAAATTGGAAATGATCACCACCGTTTCGGGTAATACACCTAGCGAAATTGGCTTTGACGTCGCCAGTCATTTAGTTCATTCATTGGGTGAAAATATTCCTGTTTATCGTGGTGCATCGTCAGCGTTGGTTGAAACTAGCGCACCATGGCGTGAACTACTCGATAACGGCGCTGAACGAGCGCAACTTACGCACCTATGGGATGGCCTTCCATCCATACCTAGTTTACCGAAGTCTATCCCAGAAGCCGCGTTACGTATTGGCGAGTTAGTTTGCCAGAACCCAAAACAAGTCACGATTATTGCCATTGGCCCATTAACCAATATCGCAATAGCAATGCAGTTGTTTCCTGACATGGCTAAAAACGTGGCAGAGATAGTAATCATGGGGGCGGTTTTTAACGTGCCGGGGTACTTGAAAGACACTAATTTTGGCATCGACCCTGAAGCGGCCTACGCGGTGCTTAATAGTGGAGCAAATCTGACTTTAGTGCCAATGGATGTCACCGTACAAACGCAAATGGTGCATGAGGATCTTGATAAGCTTGCTCAAATTGGTACACCACTGAGCCGTTTTCTTGTGGCAACAATGCGACCGTGGATGGACTATTCACGTGCGACACGCCATTTAGCAGGGTGTTGGATACATGATGTGTTAACCGTAGCATGGTTATTGGATAAGAGCCTGGTGACTTATGATAAAAAGCACGTAGGTATTGAGCTTCAGGGAGTGCTGCGCGGTAAAAGCTTTTGCTATGACGCACTGCGCTTACGGGTCGGGGTTCCTGAACCAAAAACAAAGCCAATTACTGTGCTGCAATCCGTAGATAACTCAGGTTTATTAGATTTAATCTTTAATACGCTCAAACTGAAAAAATAACGTGGCAAGAATAGCGCCTATAGGCGCTATTCTTTTATCACTATGAAGCGGACTTTGGCATCATTCCGTGGGCTAAATGGCCTTTATGGAAAGTCGCGAACCTTGGGGAAATCCGTGCAACGGCCTCGGCAGAACAAGATGCATCAAGCAGCACAAAGCTGGCATCATCCCCTTTAGCTGGCCACACTTGTTGGCCTTTTTCATCTAACGGTAGAATATTGCCTGTTGCGATGGCCAGTGAACGGGACAGCGATAGCTCATCAGGGCGAGTATAAAGCTGCGCGTATAAATTGGCTTTTTCTAGCATATCGCCTAGGCCAAAGGGCGACCAATGGTCAATCACACTATCCGTTCCGGTCATCACAAATACCCCATTTTTATTTAGGGTTTTCAGTGGCATATGCAGTGTGCCAATCGGGACGGTAGAGGCAATGGTAATTTGCTGCTCAGCCAACTGTTTTGCCGTTTTTTCCGCTTGTTCAGGGGTGAGTGTTGCCAGTGCAAAGGCATGGCTGATGGTCACTTTACCGCGTAAGCTGCGGTTTTCATCCACCGTTTTAATCATATAATTGATAGCGGCAACGCCTGCAGGGCTCGTTTCATGCAGATGAATATCCACGCCTTTGTTGTAGTCCAATGCAATTTTGAACATCGAATCGAGAGACTTTTCCATCGCGCTATCTACATTGGTTGGGTCTAAACCGCCAACGTAATGAGCGCCTGCTTGCATGGCTTCACGCATTAAACCTTCTGACTTGGAATGTAATAAACCATGTTGCGGAAAGGCGACGATTTCGCAAGTTAGGTCTTGTTGGTGTTCACCAAGCACTTTTTGTAAGGCTTCTAAATTTTTTAAACCGGAAACGGGCTCGATATTACAATGGCTACGAGCAATGGTCGATCCTTGGGATTGGATCAGTGCGATCAGCGCATTCGCTCTTTCTTCCGTGAAAGGTTGTAACTCAGGTAGCAATTTTTGCTCTAATGCGATCATATCCATAATGGTTTTGCCTTCACGTGACTGTGGCGCTTGCCATGGCCCGCCATAGAAGGTTTTATCAAGGTGGATATGCATGTCACGAAAGGCCGGTAGCATCAGTTTGCCTTGCGCACTATAGGCATTTAATGTGCCATCAGCATGCTGTTTATTCGGTAGAACGGCTACAATTTTACCGTCCCGGATTTCTACAGTGTGTAATGCGGTTTGGGTGCCGATGACCGTCGAATCTTGGTAATTAAAGCCTGTTTCGAGTAGCACGTCATCGAGGTAATAATGTTTATCCGTAATACTGGACTGGCCTGCTTTTTGGCTAGTTTGGTCTTGAGCGGAGGCAAAGCCCGATACCGCGCCGAATAAAGTGCAAGCGGCTGCGACTTTAGCGCTGGTGGAAAGGAACTCTCTTCTGCCTGATGATTTTTCTGCTTTCATAGAAACTCCTAGTGATATCCATTTACTGTCGAATTTCCTGTTTTTAAGCGACACTTACCCACTCAGATCGTTATCAAACGATCTGAGGAATATTGCGGTTTGCGACTAACAAAAAATTCGCATGATCCAGATTATAGAAACTTACCCTTGAACAATATGGGTTCCCGTTTCACCGCGTAAGGCTTCTGGTAGCTTTTCAGGGGTGGTGATGATCACACGTTTACCGCCATTGGCAATAAACGATAGGCTAGCTTCAATCTTCGGTAACATGCTACCCGCTGGGAAATGGCCTTCTTCCATGTAGCGTTGCATGTCGCTAGTGCTGGTTTCGCCAAGCGCTTTTTGTTCAGGTTTGCCGAAGTGAATACACACTTTTTCGACACCTGTGGTGATAATTAAAATATCGGCATTGAGCTCTTTCGCCAGTAAAGTTGTTGAGAGGTCTTTATCAATCACCGCGTCAACACTTTTGTAGCCACCATTGCCGTTATCAATGACTGGAATACCGCCACCACCTGCAGCAACCACCACATAATTGTGTTCTGTTAAAGTGCGGATCGCTTGTGATTCAATCACACGTTTTGGTTCGGGGGAGGCCACCACACGGCGGTAACCGCGACCAGAGTCTTCAACAAAATGCCAGTTTGGGTTTTCTTGCTGTAATTGCTGAGCTTGTTGCTCAGTAAAAAATGCCCCAATCGGCTTGGTTGGCGCGCTAAAGTTTGGGTCGTTTTTATCGACTTCAACTTGTGTCACTACTGTAATTGCTTGGCGGTTATGGCGTTTTGCTAAGACGTTAGTCAAAGCTTGTTGAACTAAATAGCCAATTCCGCCTTGAGTATCTGCCACACAGTTAGCCAGCGGTGTTAAAGGTAAACCTTCGGTTTCGTGTGCAATTTCTGCACGGCGCAAATCTAATCCAACGTGAGGTCCATTTCCATGGGTCAAAACAATGTTGTAATTACCTTCAAGCATGTCACTAATATGATGTGCGACTTCTTGAACGGCTTTTTCTTGAGCTTCGATAGACTGGCTGTTGTTATCTTTGATAATACTGTTGCCCCCGATGGCAACAACCACGAGTTCTTTCATTGTTAATGTTTCCTGAGACAGAGATTTAGCTGATAGTAGGTGTACAGCGCACACCTACTATAAAAGGTTGGCTTAGTTACACTGACTTACTGAGTTTCTCAGATTTTTCAGCTTGTTGTTCTTCCACCGATTTCCGGCTATCTAAAAAGTGTTTGAGTACAAATAAAGCTGCCATCATGAGGTATGCGTAAACAAACATCAAGGTTGAACCAGTAGCAATTCCGACCGCTGGGGAGTGAATAATTCCGAAGAATACTAATATTGCTCCCGCTGCAGCAGCAATGGCTCCACGCAGTGGTTGGTTGAGGATAGCAAAGATAGCAATACAGCCCCATAACATACTGGCTAACGGCGCACCGTTACCTAAATGAACTAGACCTTGGTAATAAACACCTTTGTGTAGCAAGGTTTCAACACCAATTGCACTCGCAGAGGTGCCCGCCGCGCCCATGACACTATTAACCATCGTCAATGCCCAGTTAGCAATCCATGGGAATAGACAGATAAAGATAACGGGAACTTCAATTTTTGGCGTTTCTCGCACAACTTGGTTGGCGGTGACGACACCGATAAACACCAGTATTGGCACGATAGCGGTCATTGGAATGATAGCTAACATAAAAGCGCCGATACCGAATAATGGGACGATAAACATAGTGATACCGGATGCTAGGGTATAACCCACACTAGCGCCCATGGCTTTCCAACCCGCATGGCCGACGTAAACAGTGACAGGGAATGGGTTACCCATAAAACAGCCAACTGTAGACGATAAACCGTTAGCTAACATGACCTTACGAGTATTATATTCATCACCTGCAGCATGCGCACTTTCAATATTTTCAAGGTCGAAGATATAGTTTGCTAAGCCAAGTGGTACCGCAGACGCTAAGTAAGGCAGAGCGTGTGGCAGGCCTTGGAAGAAGCTATCAATATGGATGCCCGGCGGGTTGAAACCAAATGACGCCATTGAGTCTTTGATTGCTTCCGCACTTTGCAAGCCAGAAACCCATGCCAATACCGTACCGGCAATTAGCAGCAATAAGCCAGTTGGGATGCGAGCAAAAATCGGTTTTTTACCAAACCAGTTAATGAAAATTAATAACAGCACAATGAATGAAACCGTTGGTGCTTCAAACGCTTGCAGCATCGGGTTCATCGCTAGTAACAGTAATCCTAAACCGGACAAACAGGATAACAGTACGGTGCGTGGGATCATCTTACGGATGGTTTCACCTAAGAAAGAACCACCGACGAGGATCATGGACTCGACAAAACACCAAACCAGCGCGATTTGGATCGCAAATTCAGCATTCTGTGTTGTTTGGTAGACAGGCATGATGACTAAGAACGTCACCGTAAAGATAGAAGGCGCACTGGGCCCTGATGGTAAAGCGGTGACATCATTGCGTCCAGTTTGCTTTATCATTTGCTGGCCAAAGTAAGCATAGCTCACGCTGGCAAGTAAAACAGCGAAACCAAAGGCAGGAGCGATACGGCCGTAAACAATTTCTGATGGGATGCCGACAACGAAAATCAAGAGACCCATCATGGTGAGTAGGTTGGTTAGGTTATTGGTCATTAAGCCGAAGTAGGCGGCCAAATCCCCACGTTTCCATTTGATATTTAGTATATTCATAAAATACTCCCATACCCGTCATACTTTGAACCGCAGCGTTGTTGGCTGCGTTCATTCACCCTAGTCACATACTTGTGTATGCTCCTAGGGACTCATTTACTTGCCGCCTAGCTGCAATTCAAATTATTTAGGGTATACCCCTACATTTTGAGTTACAGCACTGTTTTTCAAATAAAATTAATCAGGGTTCACGTTTTATTTTTATTGTCCAACCGGAGTTGGGCGTCTTTTTTATGATTGAAAACTAAGCATATTTCTGTGCGTAGGCCAACATGGCTTTTTCAAAGCAATCAAACGGCGGGTGAACAATACCTGCCCCAATCATACCGATGCCCGCATCTTTATGGGCAATGGCTGTGTTGATAACAGGTAAAATACCACTGGCTGAAACCTTCGTAATATCAATAGCTGTAGGGATACCCATAAAGCCCAGTAATGGAATAGTCACGTTCGGGTTCTCACCTAAGGTGATTTCACGCATTTGGCGAGAGAAATCGACCGCTTCTTCTACCGTACCGCCAACGAGTGCCACAATAGCTGGCGCTGTTGCCATAGCAAAACCGCCAATACCGTAGGTTTCTGTGATTGCGGAGTCACCGATATCTAAACCAGAGTCTTCAGGTTTGTAGCCTGCAAACATTGGGCCGATAACTTGCTGAGAAGGCCCTGTGAACCATTGACCTGGTAGTCCACTAATGCGTAAACCAAATTCATAGCCATTACGCGCCATGGTCGTGACAACCGTGCTGTATTCGATACCGTGAGCCGCATCCATTGATGCTTTACACATCGCCATCCACGTTGGGCCGGAGAAGTAATCGCTGCTTGCAACAAAATCAAATACTTCTTTTTGCTGGGCGACAGAGAAATCAGTTTGAATGATCCCCGTTGTAAGCGCTTGAATCAGTAAGGTTGTCCCTGCATTGTTACGGTTATGGCACTCATCGCCCATATGCAGTGCTTGAGCAAGCATCAAACGCAGGTCGATTTCACCAACGATTTTCATTGCGTCGCGCAGCATTGGGCCTAATACATCACGCATCCAATTTAAACGGTCTATTACACTTTGGTCATTGGCACCCATGCGCAGGATTTTCGCCATTTGCTCACTGAGGTTAGTGAATGCACGGTTGCCATAGGTTTTATTTTCAACGATATGCATAAACATCGATGCTGAAGTGACACCAGCCATCGAACCTACACAATCGTGTTCATGGCAAGGGGAGAAAATGATATCTCCCGAGGCCGCAACACGTTCTGCATCAGCTAAGTCTTTCGCTAATCCTTCGAAAACCAGCGCTCCCGTCACCGCACCTTTCATCGCGCCACACATATCTTTCCAAGCAACCGGTGGACCTGCGTGTAGGATAGTATTTTTGGTCATGCCTGGAACCACATTAATCGCTTGGTCGTAACCGATTAACACTGGTTGAGATTGAATAATGCGCTCAAGCGCTTGAGCATTGGCGGCCGCAATTTTTTCTTGTAGTGCGGTATTACCTTCAATTTGGTCGAGGGCGCGAATAACCGCAACGTTGCCTTGTCCGGGAGGAGTCCAATTTAAATGTGTGACCGGAACATGTTGTTTTTTTAGGTCATCACTGAACATTTCGATGCCAACATTGATGACATTTAATGGCTGCTTAAATAATGAAGTCATTATGCTTTCTCCCCTTTCCATACAAACTCACGCCCTAATAAACCGGTATTGGTGCTGCTACTTGCCCAGATAACGCCGGCATCTGTTAGCATTTTGACCTGAGCATCCATCGACGGTGTGTCTTGGTCAGTACCCAGCACATAGCCTAAAATTTCTAATTCACGCCCATCTTGTTTGGCAATATTCTTCGCTTCTTTAATCGCGTCGATCATCACGCCTACTGGGTCTTCGTGAGAACCAAAGCCCAAAACGAAGTCCATCATAATCACGCCAACTTCAGGGTCTCGAGCCTCTTGTAATAAGCGTTCAATGCGGTTAGTTGGGTCGATCATTGGGTGCGGTTTACCGTTGGTAAAGTCGTCATCACCAAAGTCGAGGAAAGTGTGCGCAATACTTTTGTTGAGGTCTTTTAAGCGATAGTCAGGGTTTGGCTGAATATTGCTGTAAACATCATCGTATTTTTCCAAGGCGGCAAACATGGCTTCATCACATAGCGTTCCACCACAGAATAAGCCACGAATATATTTCTGCTCAGGTTTCAGCTTTGCTCTGACTTCGTCAATAAGTGGTAAATTAAGAGGGTGTAAATCTAAATCTTCTTTGCGAATACCGGTTAATAGAACGGCTTTCAGTGCGGCTTCTTTGGTGCCCTGAGCAAAGGTTAGACCCGGTTTGTCTTCTGGTAGTGGTTGGCTACCTAAGAAACACACAACAACCGGTTTGTGGCATTTTTCCGCTTGTTCTAACACTTTTTTCGCAACGTTAGGAGCTGGTGGCTTAGAGATCAATGCGATAACTTGAGTTTCATCATCGGCATCGAGCATTTTCAGGGCGTCAATCATCATGATACCGCCAATTTTCTCGCTTAAATCGCGACCACCAGTACCAATTAATTGGGAAACCCCTGCGCCAAATTCGTGTATGCGGACGCTAAGTTCTTGACTACCCGTACCGGATGCACCGATGATGCCAATGCTGCCACGGCGAACGCTATTACCAAAGCACAGCGCGGTTCCGTTGATAATGGCAGTTCCGCAGTCAGGGCCCATCATCAGTAAGCCTTTTTTGCTAGCCAGCTGTTTAAGTGCGAGTTCATCTTCAATGGAGACGTTATCGGAAAATAGCATGACATTGAGGTCATTTTCTAACGCAATGCGTGCTTCACGGGCAGCAAACTGACCATTTACTGAAATGACGGCAAGGTTGGCATCTGGGATATGTGTTTTCGCTGAATTAATGGTGGCGTATTTGGCTTCATGCTGCCCGCCGCCTTGATTTTTCTTATTAAATAAATCTTCGATAGCAATTAATGTGGCTTCGTTAGCTTCATCACTTGGGCCTTTAATGACAATCATTAAATCGCCATTTTTAGCCTCTTCTAATTCAGGTGTTAGTAAACCTAAATTACGTAAAACACCTTTGTTCATCTCTGTTGCCATTGCGACGAACGCTTGCTCAACATTGTCGAGTTGATTGGCTTTTGTCGAAATAGACATCAGTGATACGGAATCAAAATAGGTATTCTTTTTTATGACAACTTTAGTCGACATAGTTTTCTCCGAAATAATGGGTGATATACAGGGCATCTCGCAAGCCAAATAGCATGTCGCTGCCAGAACTCGACCCGATATTTAAAATCTCTAAAAATTGTGGATAAATATTTGTTTCTTTCGCATCAACTAATGATTGAATTAATTGCTGCATATTTTCGCGATATTCTCGGTTTAATGCTTTTTCTAATGTGATGGCACTGATAGGTGTCGTCTGGCTTAAGCTTTGGGTTATTCCTTGATAAAACTCAGGGTAAAAAGTGGCAGCCGGGTGACCGGTTAATAATAAAAATGCCATTAACCCAACTAAGTAATCATCTCCTGAAGGTGTTAGCCCGATACCTAATCCAACAAACTGGCGGATCACATAAATAATATTTTCTTTATTTTTCTTAATTATTGACTCAATCAATTCAGAGCGTAATTGAACCAATTGCTCTGTCATAGAGAGATAAAAAAAGTTATCTCCCTGATATTTAAATAGAGAATTTTTATTTTCAGTTAAGATTAAATCCAAATTACTTATTTGTTCTTCGATATATAATAAATAATTTGATTTCTTCAGTTCGTTATCACTAAAGTTGATAACTGGTTGCCGCCATTCTTTACATAAAGAAAATGATATTAAATAATGACTACCAATCAATATTTCTTTATTCGATAAATTAATAGTCTCTCCTTCTTTAATATCGAAAAGAGAAAAGTCTTTATTGATTAATCGGCAACTATTTGGTGCATTATCTAATTGAGAACAAAGCAAAGTATAAAGTACATTATCAATAGAAAAGTTAATGGCTTTATTAAATACTTGTTCTACCGTTCCTTGGGGTTGTGGCTGATTTAACAGATTGAGAAAATGTGTATCAGCCGTTAGCCCGTATAACCTTTGCCGATGAGATATGGATGCGTTCACATGCCTCCTTATCCTATTTAGAGTCTATGATTTCGCTAGGCTCCAGCTGCAATCAGTAACTCAGCAATCTCGTTATAGCCTTTTTCACGTGCTAGCTCTAATGGTTTTTTACCATATTTATCAGTCATGTGAGGGTTTGCGCCATGGTCTAATAGCAATTTAACGATTTGCTGCTGTTTTTCGCCACCGTCGTTGAGTACGATAGCTTCTAATAGTGGTGTCCAACCTACAAAGTTGGTGTGGTTGACATTAATATCGGTTTTTTCAAGTAATTCACGAACAATTTCTACATGGCCTTTTTCACTAGCAGGTGTAATTCCCACACCACCAAAACGGGTCAATAAATCTAAATTTGGTTTTGCAGGCAAGACAATACGCAATAAAGTGAGGTCATTATTAAGACAACTTAATAAGAAAGGGTTAAAACACGTTTGGTCTTGTTTATTAATATCCGCCCCTGCATTAATCAGAAAAGAAACACATTCATAATGTTTATTTAGGCTGGCATTGACGATAGCTGTACGGCCCTGACGGTTGGTGGTATTAATATCTACACCTTTTTCAAGACAACTTTTTAATATTTCTAATTGTCCTTGTTCAGCGGCGGTTAAAAAATCGTGAGCGAGAGTACTAGCGGTCATCATTTTCCCCTTAGGTTGGTTTTTATTACCAACATAGATAAAGACAATTTAAAGGTGACTTCGAATATATAATGATTAGAGCATAGCAATTGTCATTAATAAAAAGAATCCGTTTAAATTTAATTCATCAATGAGGCGTTTGATTGTTGAATTAAATTCAATAATCCGGCTTTTTTGTGCGTGTGAGCATTCTTTTTAATCGTTATTTGATAGTTTATGGCTGTTTTTTGACCCGAATTGTGTGATTTTCTTTGTTAATTAAAATCGAAAATCATGATTTACTCAGTTCTGTGATAGACATCAAATTGAAAGTTTTTAATTTGTTAAATTTGTAATTTTATTGATCGCAATCGTATCGAATGTTAATACTTGGTTTGCCTATTTAATTCAATAATATTAGGTATTTCGAATATTAATAGTTACTTTAAAGGTGTGGTTTTTACTTGGCGAAAATGCATATCAAATTTAATCTATTCCAGTTGTTAATAATTCTGTTAAGCTATAAAAAAGTGCTCGAAAAATAATCTGATTTTTACGTTATTGAATTTTATTCACATAAAAATATGATTTGTCTAAATTTTAAACATTTTTGGCGGTGGGTATGAACTCAATTTTTACGGAAGAAAACTTACTGACTTACACAACAGCGGCGAAGTTTGCGAGTTTTAGTAAAGCAGCGGAAGAATTAGGCGTGACCACCTCCGCGGTGAGTTATACCATCAAACGTATCGAAACCTATTTAGATGTGGCGTTATTTATTCGTAATACCCGTAATATTGAACTCACCGAAGCCGGTTATTATTTTTACCGCAAAGCAACCGACTTGCTTAATAATTTCCATTCCATTCAAAAAAGTATTTATTCTATTGAGCAAGGTATTGAAGCGCGGGTACGTATTTGTATTAATCAGTTATTATATACGCCGTATCATACCGCTAGGTTATTGCAAATATTAAAAAAACAGTTTGCTACCTGCCACATTACAGTGACAACAGAAGTGTACAATGGGGTTTGGGATGCCATTATTAATAACCATGCGGATATTGCGATTGGCGCTCCGGGTACTTTGATGGATGGCGGTGGAATTGACTACACTGAAATTGGTGCGATTCACTGGCAATTTGCTATAGCGGCAACTCACCCTTTGGCGCTGATGCCAGAGCCCATCGCTGAGAGCCAGTTGCGTCTTTATCCAAATATTATGGTAGAGGATACCGCGCATACCATTAATAAGCGGGTGGGCTGGCTACTACATGGGCAAGAGGCAATTCAAGTTCCTGATTTTAATACTAAATGCCAGTGTCAGATACTCGGTGAAGGGATTGGCTTTTTACCCGATTATATGATCA includes these proteins:
- a CDS encoding DUF1116 domain-containing protein, yielding MTSLFKQPLNVINVGIEMFSDDLKKQHVPVTHLNWTPPGQGNVAVIRALDQIEGNTALQEKIAAANAQALERIIQSQPVLIGYDQAINVVPGMTKNTILHAGPPVAWKDMCGAMKGAVTGALVFEGLAKDLADAERVAASGDIIFSPCHEHDCVGSMAGVTSASMFMHIVENKTYGNRAFTNLSEQMAKILRMGANDQSVIDRLNWMRDVLGPMLRDAMKIVGEIDLRLMLAQALHMGDECHNRNNAGTTLLIQALTTGIIQTDFSVAQQKEVFDFVASSDYFSGPTWMAMCKASMDAAHGIEYSTVVTTMARNGYEFGLRISGLPGQWFTGPSQQVIGPMFAGYKPEDSGLDIGDSAITETYGIGGFAMATAPAIVALVGGTVEEAVDFSRQMREITLGENPNVTIPLLGFMGIPTAIDITKVSASGILPVINTAIAHKDAGIGMIGAGIVHPPFDCFEKAMLAYAQKYA
- the fdrA gene encoding acyl-CoA synthetase FdrA, with the translated sequence MSTKVVIKKNTYFDSVSLMSISTKANQLDNVEQAFVAMATEMNKGVLRNLGLLTPELEEAKNGDLMIVIKGPSDEANEATLIAIEDLFNKKNQGGGQHEAKYATINSAKTHIPDANLAVISVNGQFAAREARIALENDLNVMLFSDNVSIEDELALKQLASKKGLLMMGPDCGTAIINGTALCFGNSVRRGSIGIIGASGTGSQELSVRIHEFGAGVSQLIGTGGRDLSEKIGGIMMIDALKMLDADDETQVIALISKPPAPNVAKKVLEQAEKCHKPVVVCFLGSQPLPEDKPGLTFAQGTKEAALKAVLLTGIRKEDLDLHPLNLPLIDEVRAKLKPEQKYIRGLFCGGTLCDEAMFAALEKYDDVYSNIQPNPDYRLKDLNKSIAHTFLDFGDDDFTNGKPHPMIDPTNRIERLLQEARDPEVGVIMMDFVLGFGSHEDPVGVMIDAIKEAKNIAKQDGRELEILGYVLGTDQDTPSMDAQVKMLTDAGVIWASSSTNTGLLGREFVWKGEKA
- a CDS encoding DUF2877 domain-containing protein, which encodes MNASISHRQRLYGLTADTHFLNLLNQPQPQGTVEQVFNKAINFSIDNVLYTLLCSQLDNAPNSCRLINKDFSLFDIKEGETINLSNKEILIGSHYLISFSLCKEWRQPVINFSDNELKKSNYLLYIEEQISNLDLILTENKNSLFKYQGDNFFYLSMTEQLVQLRSELIESIIKKNKENIIYVIRQFVGLGIGLTPSGDDYLVGLMAFLLLTGHPAATFYPEFYQGITQSLSQTTPISAITLEKALNREYRENMQQLIQSLVDAKETNIYPQFLEILNIGSSSGSDMLFGLRDALYITHYFGENYVD
- a CDS encoding ankyrin repeat domain-containing protein; its protein translation is MTASTLAHDFLTAAEQGQLEILKSCLEKGVDINTTNRQGRTAIVNASLNKHYECVSFLINAGADINKQDQTCFNPFLLSCLNNDLTLLRIVLPAKPNLDLLTRFGGVGITPASEKGHVEIVRELLEKTDINVNHTNFVGWTPLLEAIVLNDGGEKQQQIVKLLLDHGANPHMTDKYGKKPLELAREKGYNEIAELLIAAGA
- a CDS encoding LysR substrate-binding domain-containing protein; translation: MNSIFTEENLLTYTTAAKFASFSKAAEELGVTTSAVSYTIKRIETYLDVALFIRNTRNIELTEAGYYFYRKATDLLNNFHSIQKSIYSIEQGIEARVRICINQLLYTPYHTARLLQILKKQFATCHITVTTEVYNGVWDAIINNHADIAIGAPGTLMDGGGIDYTEIGAIHWQFAIAATHPLALMPEPIAESQLRLYPNIMVEDTAHTINKRVGWLLHGQEAIQVPDFNTKCQCQILGEGIGFLPDYMIKDHVKHGLLVTKQIQNPRQDSHMLLATQHSATGLVTQWIRKEFGEKGVLADLYSDLLKPIN